From one Kwoniella dejecticola CBS 10117 chromosome 2, complete sequence genomic stretch:
- a CDS encoding 40S ribosomal protein uS5: MAEAQAQGQRGGFGRGRGGAGGRGRRGPRRGGKKEEEKEWVPVTKLGRLVKDGKIKSLEEIYLFSLPVKEYQIVDLFLPALKDEVMSIKPVQKQTSAGQRTRFKAFVAVGDFDGHVGLGVKCAKEVATAIRGAIITAKLSIQPVRRGYWGSHIAEPHTVPCKVSGKAGSVMCRLIPAPRGTGIVAAPASKRMLQMAGIQDCYTQSKGSTATQGNFLKATMAALSKTYQFQSPDLWTIVPVGQSPLDEYSGHLALAAKKAAAY; this comes from the exons ATggctgaagctcaagctcaaggacaacgaggtggattcggaagaggacgaggaggtgctggtggacgaggacgaagaggtcctcgacgaggtggaaagaaggaggaggagaaggaatg GGTCCCCGTCACCAAGCTCGGTCGACTCGTCAAGGACGGCAAGATCAAGTCCCTCGAAGAGatctacctcttctctcTCCCCGTCAAGGAATACCAAATCGTCGACTTGTTCCTCCCTGCCTTGAAGGACGAAGTCATGTCTATCAAGCCCGTCCAAAAGCAGACCTCTGCCGGTCAACGAACCCGATTCAAGGCTTTCGTTGCCGTCGGTGACTTCGACGGACACGTTGGTCTCGGTGTCAAGTGCGCCAAGGAAGTCGCTACCGCTATCCGAGGAGCCATCATCACCGCCAAGCTCTCCATCCAACCCGTCAGAAGAGGATACTGGGGTTCGCACATCGCTGAACCTCATACCGTCCCTTGCAAGGTCTCTGGTAAAGCTGGTTCCGTCATGTGTCGATTGATCCCTGCTC CCCGAGGAACCGGTATCGTCGCTGCCCCTGCTTCCAAGCGAATGTTGCAAATGGCCGGTATCCAAGATTGTTACA CCCAATCTAAGGGATCTACTGCCACCCAAGGAAACTTCTTGAAGGCTACCATGGCTGCCCTCTCGAAGACTTACCAATTCCAATCCCCAGACCTGTGGACCATCGTCCCTGTCGGCCAATCTCCTTTGGACGAGTACTCTGGTcacctcgccctcgccgccaagaaggctgcCGCTTACTAA